gacggtcccgggcatccctgtgcatcttgaggtactcctccgtgaaccacctctccatcatcatcgcccagcactcgggatacgcttagcaccaccagggaatcatctgcacatcatcaagtattggacatataagaagatcaaattaaaccaacttaatctcaaaatgaatcaatattgatgttcttcatttacctcaaggtactgctcccaggtcagctgcatctctcttgcgtctttcttggttttcctctctctaagcttcgacccatagtaggttacgatggcctggatgcgcacctcatgatgcatgtcggtgacgagttttttacaggctttggtagtcacctgctctacCCTGGCCTCAAAtgcctcctcgcatctgtaataagtctgcatacaaaagcgatgtatctatttattatttcaagaaaagtccaatgaatgcgacgtattgagcaatgttgtgcgagggagacttacccaaaactctgccatcACCCGCGCCACCTTGTTGGGGCACTCCGCATCGAAGGCGATGACGTAGTGGTCAAATGAGTAGGCCGGCTccatcttcgatgcgtacgtgacaatgccggggaagtgttgcctgcacaaaagacccaggatgccgttgactagccgtgcgctaccacccgacacaaccaccttgttcctgcacaagtgattaaaaaaatttattagtttttttcatcatatcatatgaagtagtggtgataacatatacagttacttacttatgtccttcggggcgaatcactcggtgttggtgaggaagcggaacctgtgggaggctcgcgggacctcacaagtagacactcgaagaggagttggcGGAAGCGGAACACGTGCCTACCgcctccccccccccctcctcctcctcctcctcctgctcctccatctgccgaaccagctcctcgtcgGACTCATCCACGGGCACCacctcctcctgcggctggcggtcctcctcacgtggcATGGGAGGAGATGGCCCCTCCTGCagctagcggtcctcctcctcctgtctgaTCCCTCTACCTCCCCCTCTACCCCCTCCTGCGGTCGgcatggtctttggtaaatcgagttcatggACCTATGACAGTCGcctgccatctttgttcaatcacctgcaataaaaaagaaaaacaagacgtaattagaaataggtgcaaaaatgaacaaaacataattacaaaaaacataataatacatgtattagaaatatatgcaaaaatgaacaaaacataattacaaaaaacatagtattacatgtattagaaataatcttcatgattgagattagctggatcataggtctcgtcatcactatcaacattgtccaactcatcaacactatccgaaggaggaatgttgtcttcattgtcattgcctaaatgtaatcgctcaagtatttgtatgtccttcagatttcgcacctcgtctccagcgtcctcgtcatcatccctttcattgtctacttccattcctatctctttggttaagtctatgtcaaacctcccttgtagcccctcttcttgatagaactctccatcatatgtgtttgggttgaagttgtaatcttcatcgtttgggacagctagtttaccgtgtggcgataccttgtgcacaatagaccaacccttaagatgctcggcgtctttgcacgcgtatgacgtataataaacctggacaacctattgagccacaatgtagacatcttttcctggatagacggaatcctgtcgaatctcgactagcccaagcttaggggtccgtctcgttacaccaggatgaaaccagtggcatttgaatatgataggagtaagaggtttggaaccataaaatgatagttcatagatttcttcaattcttccataatagtcgagtccattagtgccgggcgtaacaactccgctgtttgtggtttgtcgattgggccgactctgctcgtagcttgctgtgtgaaaacgatatccattcacgtcataaccggtaaatgacttgcaacctgtctcaactcatcacttataggtgcatcagtttgggctttctatttgaaccaacaaatgaaattggggctccctggtcccgcaccccgtgaaagaagggtataattttcttgcggggtaggttgctttgatccatgctaggattgacaaagaaattccctgtaccaacgagaaacaaggggttggacgaagaaacaaggacatacggcgaaatgaaacaagttcgttcaaaacttacccaatgaacgattgcacctcgacaaggttggtcaacacatatagcatgatattgcgccactcttcatttttttaattgcttagtggtcgatgcacttgcacttccgagttgcccttggaaaaggctgaggttcgattcattttcgccagcattgtaacgagggggtggattataaacgttaggaagtttctcagtatagtatttctctgtgaagttcaacacctcctctagaatgtatgcctctgcaatggaagcctcaattctggctttatttctatattttttgcgaagagtcttcagacatctctcgattggatagcactaacggttctgcacgggccccccatccgtgcctcatacgggaggtgcataatcaaatgctgcatcgacaagaagcaggcgggtggaaagatcttctccaacttacagagcaacacgggtgccgctttttccaagtcatcaatgacggtccgagagagctccttggcacaaagctggcggaataagtagctcaactctgccagcacttgccagacatgctctgggacatagcctcgaaccatcgccggaagaagccgctcaatccatatgtggtagtcatgactcttcatcccgttgactcgcagagtgcctaagttaactcccctctttagattcgctgcatacccatcagggaacattagcttcttgatttattcaagtacttccctcctttggtcctttttcaagacaaaatcggccttaggacttctccaggtcttgccacgactaggaggttgcatctcttgatttggtctatcgcacaacgttgctaggtccactctagcctttgggttgtccttagactttttagtgtccatgagtgttgcccaaagtgcctcggcgacattcttttcagtgtgcattacatcaatgttatgtggtagaagaaggtcatcgaaataggggagcctcgtcatgccgagatatgagtccacgtatgctgctcaccatatcccacaaaatcaCCTTCTTcatatctgagcatgaaccttggcaccagtcatcatccgcggtgtagggtttgtcactttttcacctttcgtaaagttcttgatgtcttgtctgaatggatggtcaagaggtaggaattgacgatgtctgtcgaacgacgaatacttgccacccttctgcaaccaaataaacctcacaccttccttgcatattgggcatgggaacttcccgtgaacacaccaggcgcagaatatcccata
This DNA window, taken from Miscanthus floridulus cultivar M001 chromosome 13, ASM1932011v1, whole genome shotgun sequence, encodes the following:
- the LOC136499061 gene encoding uncharacterized protein, producing MEPAYSFDHYVIAFDAECPNKVARVMAEFWTYYRCEEAFEARVEQVTTKACKKLVTDMHHEVRIQAIVTYYGSKLRERKTKKDAREMQLTWEQYLEMIPWWC